The following are encoded together in the Echinicola jeungdonensis genome:
- a CDS encoding sterol desaturase family protein produces the protein MENIIAFLIGVGIAFMRYFVVAGVSFLIFYKFYFYKYFKAKIQKRLANGKDFKREIFHSLVSNIIFVLAAIIIIRGPWVEYTKIYRDITAYPLWWMPISLILSLFIHDTYFYWLHRIYHLPLFFKTIHWVHHKSISPTPWASYSFHFWEAFTLVFFIPILVLSVPIHPLMFLTFNFCTFTINVYGHLGFEIMPKWFRNSWLFEVINSSVYHNLHHSNFKGNYGLYFRIWDRLMGTEHSDYVKIYDSIQKRRFGEKIKMAH, from the coding sequence ATGGAAAATATTATTGCCTTTTTGATCGGGGTGGGCATTGCATTTATGCGATACTTTGTAGTTGCAGGAGTATCCTTTTTGATTTTTTATAAGTTTTATTTTTATAAATATTTTAAAGCAAAAATTCAGAAAAGATTGGCCAATGGCAAGGATTTTAAAAGGGAGATTTTTCATTCCCTTGTTTCTAATATCATATTTGTTCTTGCAGCAATAATCATTATCCGCGGTCCTTGGGTGGAGTACACCAAAATTTACAGGGATATTACGGCTTATCCCTTATGGTGGATGCCTATTAGCTTGATTTTATCCTTATTTATCCATGACACTTACTTTTATTGGTTACATAGGATATACCATCTTCCCTTATTTTTTAAAACCATACATTGGGTTCATCATAAATCCATTTCCCCTACCCCTTGGGCTTCTTACTCTTTTCATTTTTGGGAAGCATTTACTTTGGTTTTCTTTATTCCAATTCTCGTTTTATCGGTCCCAATTCACCCATTAATGTTTTTGACTTTTAATTTTTGTACATTTACCATAAACGTTTACGGGCATTTGGGATTTGAAATCATGCCCAAGTGGTTTAGGAACTCCTGGTTATTTGAAGTAATAAATAGTTCTGTTTACCATAATCTTCATCATTCAAATTTTAAAGGGAATTATGGACTATATTTTAGAATTTGGGATAGATTGATGGGGACAGAACATTCGGATTATGTAAAAATTTACGATAGCATTCAAAAAAGAAGATTTGGTGAAAAAATAAAAATGGCCCATTAG
- a CDS encoding IS1595 family transposase, with amino-acid sequence MNIINFINRFPDESSCIKFIREQRTKSGIICKRCSCNRHYWLENKKSFQCASCGFRTSIKSGTVMENSNLPIRTWLLAMTFITATKKSFSASELQRQLGMKRYEPVFRMYHKLRKVMGQRDDIYRLEDMVEYDEAFVGKATKAKSQNKLKRGRGSQKQSIVAVMAESTVLENPESGKLEKSCRYFKMKKIKNLEAKTAQGLVKEFIDQDSVLQTDKSTTFSDLGDCIEVHVREVSGTDKGHFNLKWVHIAISNLKKQLQTYHMISERMMQNYLDEFSYKLNRKYFGQKLFDRLIIASIYPYWHDCG; translated from the coding sequence ATGAATATAATCAACTTCATTAATCGGTTTCCTGACGAGTCTTCCTGTATTAAGTTCATTAGAGAACAAAGGACAAAATCGGGCATCATTTGCAAACGGTGCAGCTGTAACCGTCATTATTGGCTTGAAAACAAGAAGTCCTTTCAATGTGCTTCATGTGGGTTCAGGACCAGCATCAAGAGTGGTACTGTTATGGAAAACAGCAACCTTCCAATTAGGACCTGGCTGCTGGCCATGACCTTCATAACCGCCACTAAGAAGAGCTTCAGTGCCTCAGAGCTACAAAGGCAGCTTGGGATGAAGCGGTATGAACCTGTTTTCAGGATGTACCATAAACTCAGGAAGGTCATGGGACAACGCGATGATATCTATAGGCTTGAGGATATGGTAGAATATGATGAGGCCTTTGTAGGAAAAGCCACCAAAGCCAAATCCCAAAACAAGCTCAAAAGAGGCAGGGGCAGTCAAAAACAGTCCATTGTAGCGGTAATGGCCGAATCGACAGTTTTAGAAAACCCTGAATCCGGAAAGCTTGAAAAGAGCTGTAGATATTTTAAAATGAAGAAGATAAAGAACTTAGAGGCAAAAACAGCCCAAGGTCTGGTCAAAGAATTCATTGATCAGGACTCAGTGCTTCAAACAGATAAGAGTACCACCTTCTCAGATCTGGGTGACTGTATTGAGGTTCATGTCAGAGAGGTCTCTGGAACTGATAAAGGCCATTTTAACCTCAAATGGGTTCATATAGCCATAAGTAATTTAAAGAAACAGCTGCAGACATACCATATGATAAGTGAAAGGATGATGCAAAACTATCTTGATGAGTTTAGTTATAAGCTCAACAGAAAATATTTCGGTCAAAAACTTTTTGACCGGCTCATTATTGCTTCCATTTATCCTTACTGGCATGATTGCGGATAA
- a CDS encoding non-ribosomal peptide synthetase, translated as MKIDPEQLAYIIYTSGSTGTPKGVMISHASLTNFLCSMSKSPGICQNDILLAITSLSFDIAALELFLPLMVGATIIIASDELLSQPQELCESIDKFKVSIMQATPAIWQLLLETEWKGRPNLKALCGGDVLSLQLANNLLERVGKLWNMYGPTETTIWSSISLIKKGDTRITIGQPIDNTQLYILDRYQQQLPVNVVGELHIGGEGIARGYVNMPQLTEKKFIPDPFSLQKGAKLYKTGDLARYLADGSIEILDRKDDQVKIQGNRMELGEISALMVQHPIVKDAITLARQEKSGEKRLVTYFVPKAFDKPLDLGELKEFLGERLPNYMIPNFLIPMNSFPLTPNGKINRKAFPVPEDVRLLSGYIGPRCEEEQILVEIWQNILNIEQVGVNENFFDLGGASLQSLQMVANANMYGLKIKVEDIFEYQTIHELATYLKGENYNMG; from the coding sequence TCTTTGACAAATTTTCTTTGTTCGATGAGTAAAAGCCCTGGGATTTGTCAGAATGATATCCTGTTAGCAATTACTTCCCTTTCTTTTGATATTGCTGCTTTGGAGCTATTTTTGCCTTTGATGGTAGGAGCAACCATTATTATTGCCAGTGATGAGCTGCTCTCACAACCCCAGGAGCTTTGTGAATCAATAGATAAATTTAAGGTAAGTATTATGCAGGCCACCCCTGCAATTTGGCAATTGCTTCTCGAGACAGAATGGAAAGGTAGGCCAAACTTAAAAGCCTTATGTGGTGGTGATGTTTTGTCACTTCAACTGGCAAATAATCTTTTGGAAAGGGTGGGGAAATTGTGGAATATGTATGGGCCCACTGAAACGACTATTTGGTCCTCTATAAGTTTAATAAAAAAAGGAGATACACGGATTACCATTGGTCAGCCTATTGACAATACGCAGCTTTATATTCTAGACCGGTACCAACAGCAATTGCCGGTAAATGTAGTAGGGGAGCTTCATATTGGAGGGGAAGGAATAGCCCGTGGATATGTAAATATGCCCCAATTGACAGAAAAGAAATTTATACCTGACCCTTTCTCCCTCCAGAAAGGGGCTAAATTGTACAAAACTGGTGATCTAGCAAGGTATTTGGCTGATGGTTCTATTGAAATTTTGGACAGAAAAGATGACCAAGTTAAAATTCAGGGAAATCGAATGGAGTTAGGGGAAATTTCTGCTCTAATGGTTCAACACCCAATAGTAAAAGATGCCATTACCCTTGCCAGGCAAGAAAAATCTGGCGAAAAACGATTAGTCACTTATTTTGTCCCTAAAGCCTTTGATAAACCTCTTGATTTGGGAGAATTGAAAGAGTTTTTGGGTGAAAGACTTCCTAATTATATGATTCCCAACTTCCTTATTCCAATGAACTCATTTCCTTTAACTCCAAATGGAAAGATTAACCGGAAGGCTTTTCCAGTACCAGAAGATGTAAGGCTACTTTCTGGTTATATAGGGCCAAGGTGTGAAGAGGAGCAAATTTTGGTGGAAATTTGGCAAAACATATTAAATATTGAACAGGTGGGAGTGAATGAGAATTTTTTTGACCTTGGTGGAGCATCATTGCAGAGTCTCCAAATGGTGGCCAATGCAAATATGTATGGATTAAAAATAAAAGTAGAAGATATCTTTGAATATCAAACCATCCATGAATTGGCAACTTACCTAAAAGGGGAAAATTACAATATGGGATAA
- a CDS encoding sulfotransferase family protein, giving the protein MHRFFPLPLFSFYKMVRKNGGIDPSKLKNTPPWLLKIILFEPIRWIELALYDQKISQHQIEKSPLFILGYYRSGTSYLHQCLVQDNRFGYHSNYQMVLPEIMLSTEKKLLPIFELICRIFKLKDSVHRVPLSFRFPGEEDATMTTYLDEKGAQWGYFFPGMMNEQFSKYVLFENITKSELEAWKDSFVYLLKKISIANHQKQLVLKSPPNTARIKFLLSIFPKAKFIFIHRNPYEVYASNKCFWKVVQKVYALQNSNKVNVNKIILDTYSQMMSRYLETKDLIPPGQLTELAYIDFIKNPLETLQKTYQTLHLPDFDYCKDKLKSFIGPQKDFVQLKHTIAKNEREIVTEKLEPFLRYWNYPIL; this is encoded by the coding sequence ATGCACCGTTTTTTTCCACTTCCTTTATTTTCTTTTTACAAGATGGTCAGAAAAAATGGTGGTATTGACCCTTCAAAGCTTAAAAACACCCCTCCATGGCTGTTAAAGATCATATTATTTGAACCTATCAGGTGGATCGAGCTAGCCTTATATGATCAAAAAATCAGTCAACATCAAATTGAAAAGTCTCCCCTTTTTATCCTTGGTTATTATCGCAGTGGAACTTCTTATCTACACCAGTGCTTGGTGCAGGACAACCGTTTTGGTTATCATAGTAATTATCAAATGGTACTACCTGAAATAATGTTAAGTACAGAAAAAAAATTACTACCAATTTTTGAGCTTATTTGTCGGATTTTTAAACTAAAAGATTCCGTGCACAGGGTACCCTTATCTTTTCGCTTTCCCGGTGAAGAGGATGCCACAATGACCACTTATTTAGATGAAAAAGGGGCCCAATGGGGTTACTTCTTCCCTGGGATGATGAATGAACAGTTTAGTAAATATGTGCTTTTCGAGAATATTACAAAATCCGAATTAGAAGCTTGGAAGGATTCGTTTGTTTATCTGCTCAAAAAAATTTCCATAGCGAATCATCAAAAACAACTTGTACTCAAAAGTCCACCCAATACAGCTAGAATAAAATTTTTGCTTTCCATTTTTCCCAAAGCTAAATTTATTTTCATTCATCGTAATCCCTATGAGGTATACGCTTCCAATAAGTGTTTTTGGAAAGTAGTTCAAAAAGTTTACGCTTTACAAAACAGCAATAAGGTCAATGTCAATAAAATAATTTTGGACACCTATTCTCAAATGATGTCACGGTATTTGGAGACAAAAGATTTAATTCCACCAGGGCAATTGACCGAACTCGCCTATATTGATTTCATAAAAAATCCACTGGAAACCCTTCAAAAAACATATCAAACTCTCCACCTTCCAGATTTCGATTATTGTAAAGATAAGTTAAAATCATTTATTGGACCACAGAAGGATTTTGTGCAACTAAAACATACAATAGCTAAAAATGAAAGGGAAATTGTTACTGAAAAACTGGAACCTTTTCTCCGCTATTGGAATTATCCCATATTGTAA